One region of Cyanobium sp. M30B3 genomic DNA includes:
- the lepB gene encoding signal peptidase I → MQPLSDHNQAADQGGESPWAFWRSVAITLVVALGIRQFLVEARYIPSGSMLPGLQIQDRLLVEKLTYRRRAPRRGEIVVFHSPHHFDPVLASSTSRNPLRCALVNLPVLGNLPGLASPACDAYIKRVVALPGERVVVDPKGQVTIDGQPLNEPWVRNLCPVDPQGMGPCRTINAVVPPGHVLALGDNRANSWDGRFWPGGPFLPQREIIGRAFWRFFPFNQTGSLVPADARTQEP, encoded by the coding sequence ATGCAGCCATTGAGTGACCACAACCAAGCCGCGGACCAGGGAGGGGAAAGTCCCTGGGCCTTCTGGCGCAGCGTGGCCATCACCCTGGTGGTGGCGTTGGGAATCCGCCAGTTTCTGGTTGAGGCGCGCTACATCCCCTCAGGTTCGATGCTCCCCGGGCTCCAGATCCAGGACCGCCTGCTGGTGGAGAAACTCACCTACCGCCGCCGGGCTCCCCGCCGGGGAGAGATCGTGGTGTTCCACTCCCCGCACCACTTCGACCCGGTGCTGGCCAGCAGCACGTCCCGCAATCCCCTCCGCTGCGCCCTGGTGAACCTGCCGGTGCTGGGCAACCTGCCCGGCCTGGCCAGTCCGGCCTGTGATGCCTACATCAAACGGGTGGTGGCCCTGCCCGGTGAGCGGGTGGTGGTCGACCCCAAGGGGCAGGTCACAATCGACGGCCAGCCCCTGAACGAGCCCTGGGTGCGCAATCTCTGCCCGGTGGATCCCCAGGGCATGGGTCCCTGCCGCACCATCAATGCCGTGGTGCCCCCGGGCCATGTGCTGGCCCTGGGAGACAACCGCGCCAACAGCTGGGATGGCCGTTTCTGGCCGGGGGGGCCGTTCCTGCCCCAGCGCGAGATCATCGGCCGGGCCTTCTGGCGCTTCTTCCCGTTCAATCAGACGGGCAGCCTGGTGCCGGCAGATGCCAGGACTCAGGAGCCGTGA